ACGCCTTCCATGGCGGCGACCAGTTCCCCGTCCGTCCACCCGCTGTCGTATTCCGCGACCACTCGCCCGTGGAAGAGGGCGATCACGCGGTCGCACACCCGCAGATCATCGAGTTCGTCCGAGATGATCACTGCGGCGCTGCCGTCGTCGGCGACCTTGCGGACCACCCCGAGCAGTGAGTCCTTGGACTTCACGTCCACGCCCGCCGTCGGCCGTACCGCCACCAGTGCGCTCGGCTTGCGGGCCAGGGCGCGGGCCACCACGACCTTCTGCTGGTTTCCCCCGGAGAGACCGGACACCTTCTGCTCGGGCCCCGTCGTCTTGATGTCGAGCGAGGAGATCATGGTCTGCGCGAACTCCCTTGTACGGGAGGGCAGTACGGTCCCCCACGGCCCGAGCTGGTCGGCCACCGTGAGTGTGGCGTTCTCCGCGACGCTGCGTTCCAGGACGAGGCCCTGGCGGTGCCGGTCCTCGGGGATGTAGCCGATCCCGGCGTCCAGCGAGTGCGGGACGCTGCCCGTTTTCACCGTGACGCCGCGTACGGCCACCCGCCCCGCCGTGGCCTTGCGCATCCCGACCAGGGTCTCGCCCAGCGCGGTGTTGCCGCTGGCCGCGGCCCCCGCGATGCCGAGGACCTCGCCGGGGCGCACCTCGATGTCCAGGGGCTCGAACTCCCCCTCCAGGGCGAGTGCTTCGGTACGCAGGACGGGCTCGGCCGCCTCCACCGCACTCCGCGAGGCCGCATGCCAGGCCGTGGCGCCCGCCGCCTTCTCGCCGGTCATCGCCGCCACGAGGTCCGCCTTGTTCAGCTCCGCGACGGGCGCGGTCAGGACATGGCGGGCGTCGCGGTAGACGGTGACCGCGGTGCACAGTTCGTACACCTCCTGCAGATGGTGGGAGATGAAGAGGAACGCCACTCCCTGGCTCTGCAGATCGTGCAGTTTGGCGAAGAGGCTCTGGATGCCGCGGGCGTCGAGCTGGGCGGTCGGCTCGTCGAGGACGATCAGCTTCGCGCCGAAGGAGAGGGCGCGGGCGATCTCGACGAACTGGACCTGCTCGACGGAGAGGTCCTTGGCCCGTGCGTTGGGGTCGACGTCGACTCCGTACTCGGCGAGCAGGTCGGCAGCGCGGCGGCGGAGCGACTTCCAGTTGATCAGGCGGCCGCCGGAATCGAAGCGGTTGAGGAAGAGGTTCTCCGCAACAGTGAGGTCGGGGACGACCATCGACTTCTGGTAGACGCAGGCGATCTTGGACTGCCAGGCCGCCGTGTCCCCGAAGGCGGGCGCGGGCTCCCCGCCGAAGGTGACCCGGCCCGCGTCCGCCTTGTGGAGTCCGGTGAGGACGCCGACGAGCGTGGACTTGCCCGCGCCGTTGCGCCCGACGAGTGCGTGCGACTCGCCGGGCTGCACCGTGAGGTGGACGTCGTCGAGCGCGACGGTGGGCCCGAAGCGCTTGACGATGCCCTGTGCATGAACCGCCGCGTGAACGGCTGGTACGGCTTGTGCCATGGCTAGTTCTTCCCCAGCTGGTTCGCCCACAGCTTCGGGTCGTCCACGTTCGCCTTGGTCACGAGCGGCGCGGGGAGCTGGTCCTCGAGGCCGTTCGGGAGCTTGATGATCGTGGAGTCGTGGTCGGTCTTGCCGGGCTGGAACGTCCTCCCGTCCAGGGCCGCCTTGGCGTAGTACAGCGCGTACTTGGCGTAGAGGTCGGCGGGCTGGGAGATCGTGGCGTCGATCTTCCCGGACTTGATGGCGTCGAACTCCTCCGGGATCCCGTCGTTGGAGATGATCGTGATGTGGCCCTTGGTGCCGGCCGGCTTCAGCAGCCCCTTCTGCTGCAGGAGCGCGAGCGTGGGCTGCAGGAAGACGCCGCCCGCCTGCATGTAGATGCCGTTGAGGTCGGGGTTGGCGGCGAGCGTCGACTGGAGCTTGGCGGAGGCGACGTCGCCCTTCCAGTCGGTGGCCAGCTCGAAGACCTTGATCCCCGGGTAGTTGGCGGTCATGCAGGACTTGAAGGCCTCGGAGCGGTCGCGGCCGTTGATGGAGGAGAGGTCGCCCTGGAACTCGGCGACCTTGCCCTTGCCCTTCAGCTGCTCGCCGAGGAACTTGCAGGCGTTGGTCCCGTACGCCTTGTTGTCGGCGCGCACCACCATGTAGACGTTGCCCTTGTCGGGGCGGGTGTCGACGCTGACGACCGGGACCTTCTTCTTGTTGAGGTTCTCCAGGGTCGAGGCGATCGCCCCGGTGTCCTGGGGAGCCATCACGACGGCCTTGGCGCCCTGGTCGCTGAACGTCTGGACGTTGGCGACCAGCCTGCCTATGTCGTTCTGCGAGTTGGTCAGCGGCAGCGCCTTGACGTCGCCCGCCTTGACGCCCTTCTCGATGTACTGCTGGTAGGAGTTCCAGAAGTCGCTGTCGCTGCGCGGAAGGTCGATGCCGACCTTCTTGTCCGACGCTCCGCTGCCGGAGTCACGGTTGCAGCCGGCGAGGGCTGTCACGGCCAGCAGTACGACGCAGGCCGCGGCGGCTGAGTTACGCACTCTCATGGGGTCCCGTCCTTGGTGAGTGTGATGGCGCTGAGGGTGAGCTGTTGAGCTGCTGGGTTACTCGGCGGGGCGCAGGCGAAGTCCCTGCATCCCGCCGTCGACTGCGAGTGCGGTGCCGGTCACGGCTGCTGCCGCGGGGCTGGCGAGATAGAGCACGGCTGCGGCGACCTCGTCGGCGGAGACGAGGCGCCCCGACGGCTGGCGGGCGTTGAGCGCGGCTCGCTCGGCCGCCGGGTCGTCGGCCTGGTCCAGGAGGCGGCCGACCCAGGGGGTGTCGGCGGTGCCGGGGTTGACGCAGTTGACGCGGATTCCCTCGCGGACGTGGTCGGCCGCCATGGCGAGGGTCAGCGAGAGGACCGCGCCCTTGCTGGCGCTGTAGAGCGCGCGCTGCGGGAGGCCCGCGGTCGCCGCGATGGAGCAGGTCTGGGTGATGGAGACGCAGCCGGGGCGGTCGGCTGCCACGGCCCTCAGGTGGGGCAGCGCGTGCCGGGCGGTGCGGACCATGCCGAGGACGTTGATGTCGAGGACGCGCGTCCACTCGTCGTCGGTGTTGTCGGCGACGGTGCCGATGGCCCCGATCCCCGCGTTGGAGACGACGGTGTGCAGCGCGCCGAACTCGGCGGCGGCGGCGTCGACCGCTTCCCGTACGGCGGTGTCGTCGGTGACGTCGGCGGTCAGCGCGAGGGTGCCGTCCGGCGCTCCCTTGGTCTCCCGGTCGAGTACGGCGACGCGCGCGCCCCGGGCCAGCAGCTGGGTCGCGATGGCCGCTCCGATACCGGATGCGCCTCCGGTGACCAGGGCCGCGAGTCCTTCGAAGTCGCGTGCTGCACTCATGAGTTGACCTCCAGGGTGGTGCGCCGGGCCTGCCATACGGACCCGTCGGGATAGCGGTGTGCGGTGATCGATTCAGGATGCATCCGGGCGGAGAAGCCCGGCGAGAGGGGGGTGCGGTAGCGGCCGCCCTCGATGACGACGGGGTCGACGAAGTGCTCGTGGAGGTGGTCGACGTACTCGATGACGCGGTCCTCGTCGGTGCCGGAGACCGCGACGTAGTCGAACATCGAGAGGTGCTGGACCAGTTCGCACAGGCCGACGCCGCCCGCGTGCGGGCAGACCGGGACGCCGTACTTGGCGGCGAGCAGCAGGATCGCGACGTTCTCGTTGACGCCGGCGACACGGGCGGCGTCGATCTGGACGAAGTCGACGGCCCCTGCCTGGAGCAGCTGCTTGAACACGACGCGGTTGGCGACGTGTTCGCCGGTGGCGACCTTGACGGGCTGTCCCGCGCGGACGGCCGCGTGGCCGAGGATGTCGTCGGGGCTGGTCGGCTCCTCGATCCAGTGCGGGTCGAACGGGGCGAGCGCCTCCATCCAGCGGACCGCGTCCGGCACGTCCCAGCGCTGGTTGGCGTCGACGGCGATACGGATATCGGGGCCGACGGCGGCGCGGGCGAGCTTCATCCGCCGTACGTCGTCGGGGAGATCGGCGCCGACCTTCAGTTTGATCTGCGCGAAGCCCTCGGCGACGGCCTCCTTGGAGAGGCGGACCAGCTTCTCGTCGTCGTAGCCGAGCCAGCCGGGCGACGTGGTGTACGCCGGGTAGCCGTTGGCCCGCAGCCGCTCGGCGCGCCCGGCGCGGCCGGGTTCGGCGGCGCGGAGGAGGGCGAGGGCCTCGTCGGGGGTGAGGACGTCGGTGAGGTAGCGGAAGTCGACGAGCGAGACGATCTCTTCGGGCGTCATGTCGGCGAGGAACTGCCAGACGGGCTTCCCGGCCGCCTTGGCGGCCAGGTCCCAGGCGGCGTTGACGAGGGCGCCCGCCGCCATGTGCATCACGCCCTTCTCGGGGCCGAGCCAGCGCAGTTGGGAGTCGTGCGTGAGGTCGAAGTAGAGCGAGGCGAGCTGGGCTGCCGTGCGCGGCACGGGTCTGCCCACGACGTACGGGCGGAGCGCCTCGATGGCGGCGGCGGTGACGTCGTTGCCCCGGCCGATGGTGAAGCAGAAGCCGTGGCCCTCGATGCCGTCGCCCGCGTCGGTGCGGAGCACTACGTACGCGGCGGAGTAGTCGGGGTCGGGATTCATCGCGTCCGAGCCGTCCAGATGATCCGAGGTGGGAAAACGGATGTCGAACACCTCGATGTCCGTGCACGACGTGACGGTCGGACTCATGCATGCCCCCATGGCAGATGGTGCGGAGAAGTGCGGCAGAACATCGGACCTTTAGCGGTCATCCGATGTATAGCGCCGGGCATGCCGCAGCGTCCAGGGGGGAGACGAAAATATCCGGGTACAGCTCGGATGAATCGGTTCCATATGGGCAGGTTGCCTGCACTGCTGCCCATACCTGGGGATGTTCAGTCCCCCGCGCAAGGGCTGCGGCGGGGCACCGGGAAAGCCGTAAGGTTGGTGCGTACGCACAAGAACTTCGGAAGAAGGAGGCACTGGGTGATCGAGCTCGAGGGAGTTCCCGAGCTGATCGACCCGGTCATGGTGGCCGCGTTCGAGGGCTGGAACGACGCCGGCGACGCCGCCTCCGCCGCGGTCGCGCATCTGGACCGGGAGTGGAAGGGCGAGGTGTTCGCGGCGCTCGACGCCGAGGACTACTACGACTTCCAGGTCAACCGGCCCACCGTCTTCCTGGACGGCGGGGTCCGCAAGATCACCTGGCCAACGACGCGTCTCTCCGTGGTCCGGATCGGCGGCGACAAGCCGCGCGACCTCGTCCTGGTCCGCGGCATCGAACCGTCCATGCGCTGGCGTTCGTTCTGCAACGAGATCCTCGGCTTCGCCCATGAACTGGGCGTCGAGATGGTGGTCGTCCTGGGCGCGCTGCTCGGCGACACCCCGCACACCCGGCCGGTTCCGGTCAGCGGGGTCACCTCCGACGCGGATCTGGCGCGGACGATGGATCTGGAGGAGACGCGGTACGAGGGTCCGACGGGCATCGTCGGCATCCTCCAGGAGGCGTGCACGCACGCGGGCGTTCCGGCGGTGAGCCTGTGGGCCGCGGTCCCGCACTACGTGTCGCAGCCGCCGAACCCGAAGGCGACGCTCGCCCTCCTCAACCGCCTGGAGGACCTGATCGACCTGCGCATCCCGCTGGGCGAACTGCCCGAGGACGCACGGGCCTGGCAGCTGGGCGTGGACCAACTGGCCGCCGAGGACAGCGAAGTGGCCGAGTACGTACAGACGCTGGAGGAGGCCAGGGACACCGCGGAGCTCCCCGAGGCGTCCGGCGAGGCCATCGCCCGCGAGTTCGAGCGGTATCTGCGCAGGCGGGACGGGGGTCCCGGCCAGGGTCCTGGATCGCACGCCACGGACGGCGAATCGCCCTCGTACCTCCGTGACACCTCCAGCGGCCGGACCCGGCCGCCGAAGCCGCAGCGCCCCGAACCCGGACCGGATTCCGAAGTGCGGCCCGAGGACGGCGAAGGGCCCGACGCACCCGAATCCTCCGACGAATAACCGGCTGACGCGGGGGCGGGGCGGAAGATCTCCCCGCCCCCGCGCCGTCAGACCTTCCGGACCGAGACCACGTCGTAGTCGGTGTCCGGGGTGGGCACCACGTCGAAGCGAGCGTTCGGCAGATAGATCCGGCCGCCCCAGGCCGCCGCCGTCGTGGGGATCCTGAAGTGCGCGGGGTCGGTGATCCTGGTGACCGCCCTGCCCCGTGTGCCGGCCTCGTTCAGCTCGACCACATCGATGGCGTTCAGCTGCTGCTGCACGACGTAGAGCGTGCGCCCGAGCAGCAGCAGACCGTCCGCGTACGGCAGTTGGAGCGCCCCGATGTCGACCTTGCGCGCCCGTCCGGTCCGCGGATCCACCCGCATCAGCGAGCCGCCGTCCGCCACCGTGTCGGCCACGATCAGCGCCCTGCCGTCCGGCGTCCGGGCGATCCCGTTGGCCGTGAAGTCGGCGCCCTGCACCCAGTCGCCGCTCAGCGGGACCGTCGTGACGGCACCGAGCTCGCCGCGGCGTCCGAGCGGCAGCCGGTAGAGCTGCGCCTTGTAGGAGTCGGTGAACCAGGCCGCGCCCGGCGTCAGCACCACATCGTTGACCATCGTCCCTTCCGAGCCGACGGTGTACGACCTCACGACCCGGCCCGTGCGCAGGTCGGCGACCCGGATCTCCCGGCTCACCCCGCCGCACAGGAAGAGCCTCCCGTATTGCTCGTCGAGTTTGAGCCCGATCACCGGGTGGTCGGGGCCCGCCCCCTCGACGACGGTCCTGCCCCGTCCTGTGGCCAGGCTCGCCCGGTGGACGGAGCCGTGGGCGATCGAGCCGACGTAGGCGTACGGGCGCGTGCCGATCGCGATGCCCTCGGGCTGGAAGCCGTTGGGCAGAGGAAAGCCGGAGGGCCATCGCCCTCCGGCTGATCCGGCTGTTCCGGTCGTTGCGGTTGATCCGGCCGCTTCGGCCGCGGCGCCGAGCGGAGTGAGAAGTGCCGCTCCTCCTAAGGCCACAGCCCCCTGGAGAAGTCTTCGACGTGCGAAGGAACGGTGCATCGATCGCCCTTCCGACGAATGTTCTACGGACCCTTCCACCCCATCACACGGCAGTCGCCTCCGCAGTGTTTGGCCGAATTGCTACGTGACATCGTTTTCGCGACAGATTGCACGGGTTGCCCATTCAACTTGTTTTCAAACCAAGTTGGCGCCACGGGGGTGGACGGGCCGCCGTCGACGTAGCAGGGTGAGCGCCGAAGGCACGCGGAGCACAGCACCCGAAGACGCGAAGACACGCAGACTCGAAGGGAGCGGCGAAAGCGATGACCGATCAGGCACTCCCGGGCGACGGACCCGGAACGGCGGGCCCCGGACCCCACGGAACAGGATTCACCTATCAAGGAGCCGCGCCGGAACTGATCGTCGTTGCCCGGGCCGAGGCGAGGCTGCGTGCCGGCGCCGAAGGCATCCGGTCGGCGGCGGGGGCGGACGTATCGGCTCTGTCCATGTTCCTCAGCGACGAACAGCTCGCCCTGGAACCGCTGTTCGGCCACGAGGAGCGGCTGAGCTCGGCCGTTCCCCTGCAGGCCGAACCCGGCCTCCTGGGCACCATGCCCGACCTCTCGCTCTTCTACCGGGTACGGGGCGCGGGCGACCGCGGCCAGGAACTGACCGCCCGGCTCGCGGCTCTCCCCGAGATCGCGACGGCGTACGTCAAGCCCGGAGCCGTGCCCGCGTCGATGCCGCAGCAGCGGCTCGAGGGCGACAAGCGCCTCAAGGAGGGCACGCCCGCGACCCCCGACTTCACCGGCCGGCAGGGCTACTTGAACGCCGCACCCGAAGGCGTCGACGCCTACTGGGCGTGGCAGCGTCCGGGCGGCTCCGGCGAGGGCATCACGGTCGTCGACGTCGAGGGCGCCTGGCAGCTGGGCCACGAGGATCTCGCGGAGAAGCTCGCGGGCATCGTCATCGGCTCGCCGATCCAGGACGTCGCCTGGCGCAACCACGGCACGGCCGTGCTCGGCGTCATCGGCGGCGACCGCGACGAGAAGGGCATCACCGGCATCGCCCCCGGGGCGGTCACCGCGGCGGCGTCCTTCCAGGGCATCGGCACTGCGGCGGCCATCCACGCGGCGGCCGACCGGCTGTCCCCCGGCGACATCGTGCTGATCGAACTCCACCGTCCAGGACCGCGGTTCGACTTCGCGGACCGCGACGACCAGCGCGGCTACATCGCGCTGGAGTGGTGGCCCGACGACTTCGCGGCGATCCGCTGGGCGACGGCCAAGGGCATCCTCGTGGTGGAGGCCGGCGGAAACGGCGCCGAGAGCCTCGACGACGCCGTCTACGAGCGCAGGCCCGACGAGTTCCCCGAGGGCTGGCGCAACCCCTTCAACCCCTCCAACCAGGGCTCGGGCGCCGTACTGGTCGGCGCGGGCGCTCCCCCGCCCGGCACCCACGGCCGCGACCACGGCCCCGACCGCTCCCGGCTCTCGTTCTCCAACTACGGGGCACGGCTCGACGCCCAGGGCTGGGGCCGCGAGACCACCACGACCGGAGGCTTCTGGGACCAGCCCGGTGACCTCCAGGGCGGCGCCGAGGAGATCGCCTGGTACACGGACACCTTCTCGGGCACCTCGTCGGCATCGCCGGTGGTGGTCGGCGCCCTGGCCTCGCTGCAGGGCATGCTCAAGGCCTCGGGGCTCGCCCCGATGACCTCCGACCGGGCCCGTGACGTACTCCGTACGACGGGATCCCCTCAGCAGGACGCCCCGGGACGGCCCGCGTCGCAGCGGATCGGCAACCGGCCCGACATCAAGGCGGCCGTGACCCGGCTGCTGCCCTCGGCGATCGGCTCGGGCCAGGCAGAGCGCTACTGGGACGAGCTCATGCCGTATCCCCATGAACTTCCGCCGCGTCTAAGGCTGTTCGTGGCCGGTGCCTGGCGGAATCTGAACAACCCCGCGCCCGACATCCGCCAGGCGGTGCACACCGCCTTCGCGGGGGGACGGCCGGACGTACGTGTCTGGTTCTCGGACGACGAGGTTGTCGGCCTGGTCGTCTCCGGCTGAACGTCAACGCACCGAATCAAAAGGGAAGGTGACACCCGCATGAGCACCACCCCGCAGATGAGTCAGCAGAGTTACGGACAGCAGCAGGGCCAGCAGGGCCAGCAGCAGGGCCCCAGCACCTCGCCTCCGCAGGCCTTCGGCCAGCAGCAGGGCTACGGCCAGGGTCAGCAGGGCTTCGGCCAGCAGCTGCCCCCGCACATCCAGCAGCAGCTCTCCCAGCTCGGCCAGCAGCAGCCGTACCAGCAGCTGCTCCAGCAGCTCGGCCAGCAGCAACAGCAGCAGGGCCAGCAGCAGCCGTACCAGCAGTCCTTCCAGCAGCCGTTCCAGCAGCAGGGGCAGCAGCAGGGGCAGCAGCAGCACGGGCAGCAGGCCGGCATCCAGCAGATGGGTCAGCCGCTGATCCTCCCGAGCGCGGTCGACAGCCAGGCCCTCACCAGTGGCATCGCCACGAAGTTCTGGGACGTCGTCACCCCGCTGCCGGGCCAGCCGTCGATCCTGTACTTGTTCATCGACAACGCCTGGCGTCCGCTGACCAACCCCAACCAGGTCACGCATGACGAGGTCCAGGAAGCCTTCGCCTTCGGGCAGCAGGTCATCGGCTTCTACGACAACGTCACCAGCGTCGTCACCGCCGTCGTGGTGAACAGGCAGTAGCGCCAACTCCCGCACAGAGGGCGCCGACCGGGCACAGTCCGGCCGGCGCCCGCAGTGCGTCAGAGCCCTCTAGACACAGCTGAACTTCGCGCCGGCCCAGTCGCCGTGGTCACCCGTCTTCGACCCGTTGGTGTCGGTCACCTTCAGATGCACATGCCGCGCACCGGTCAGATCGACGTCCACCGGCACGGCCGCCGATGCCCCGGTCACCTTGGGCGAGGTCCACAGCACCTTGCCGTCCGCCTCGACGGAGAAGGCCACCTCCCCGTAGCCGTTGATCTCGTCGTCGATGCCGACGTCGGCGGTGAGCGAGGTGCAGCGCCCGCCGAGGTAGACCTCGATGTCGGAGTCGGCGTGGGTGCCGATCCCCTTGGTGTACGTCGTCCCGGCGAGGGTGAGGGTGTGGCCGTCGGCCGCGCCCGACTCGCCGTTGGAGCGGTCGCGCTCCGCGGGTCCGTACCCGTTGGTGGACTTCAGCCACGTCAGATCGCTCGCCCAGGTGTCGGCGGTCGGCGGCTCGGGCATGACGGAGGCCCCGAACCGCTGGGTGACCGTACGGTCCTGGCCCGCGGACCGG
The sequence above is drawn from the Streptomyces sp. NBC_01465 genome and encodes:
- a CDS encoding sugar ABC transporter substrate-binding protein, with the protein product MRVRNSAAAACVVLLAVTALAGCNRDSGSGASDKKVGIDLPRSDSDFWNSYQQYIEKGVKAGDVKALPLTNSQNDIGRLVANVQTFSDQGAKAVVMAPQDTGAIASTLENLNKKKVPVVSVDTRPDKGNVYMVVRADNKAYGTNACKFLGEQLKGKGKVAEFQGDLSSINGRDRSEAFKSCMTANYPGIKVFELATDWKGDVASAKLQSTLAANPDLNGIYMQAGGVFLQPTLALLQQKGLLKPAGTKGHITIISNDGIPEEFDAIKSGKIDATISQPADLYAKYALYYAKAALDGRTFQPGKTDHDSTIIKLPNGLEDQLPAPLVTKANVDDPKLWANQLGKN
- a CDS encoding SMP-30/gluconolactonase/LRE family protein, giving the protein MHRSFARRRLLQGAVALGGAALLTPLGAAAEAAGSTATTGTAGSAGGRWPSGFPLPNGFQPEGIAIGTRPYAYVGSIAHGSVHRASLATGRGRTVVEGAGPDHPVIGLKLDEQYGRLFLCGGVSREIRVADLRTGRVVRSYTVGSEGTMVNDVVLTPGAAWFTDSYKAQLYRLPLGRRGELGAVTTVPLSGDWVQGADFTANGIARTPDGRALIVADTVADGGSLMRVDPRTGRARKVDIGALQLPYADGLLLLGRTLYVVQQQLNAIDVVELNEAGTRGRAVTRITDPAHFRIPTTAAAWGGRIYLPNARFDVVPTPDTDYDVVSVRKV
- a CDS encoding enolase C-terminal domain-like protein: MSPTVTSCTDIEVFDIRFPTSDHLDGSDAMNPDPDYSAAYVVLRTDAGDGIEGHGFCFTIGRGNDVTAAAIEALRPYVVGRPVPRTAAQLASLYFDLTHDSQLRWLGPEKGVMHMAAGALVNAAWDLAAKAAGKPVWQFLADMTPEEIVSLVDFRYLTDVLTPDEALALLRAAEPGRAGRAERLRANGYPAYTTSPGWLGYDDEKLVRLSKEAVAEGFAQIKLKVGADLPDDVRRMKLARAAVGPDIRIAVDANQRWDVPDAVRWMEALAPFDPHWIEEPTSPDDILGHAAVRAGQPVKVATGEHVANRVVFKQLLQAGAVDFVQIDAARVAGVNENVAILLLAAKYGVPVCPHAGGVGLCELVQHLSMFDYVAVSGTDEDRVIEYVDHLHEHFVDPVVIEGGRYRTPLSPGFSARMHPESITAHRYPDGSVWQARRTTLEVNS
- a CDS encoding S8 family peptidase; protein product: MTDQALPGDGPGTAGPGPHGTGFTYQGAAPELIVVARAEARLRAGAEGIRSAAGADVSALSMFLSDEQLALEPLFGHEERLSSAVPLQAEPGLLGTMPDLSLFYRVRGAGDRGQELTARLAALPEIATAYVKPGAVPASMPQQRLEGDKRLKEGTPATPDFTGRQGYLNAAPEGVDAYWAWQRPGGSGEGITVVDVEGAWQLGHEDLAEKLAGIVIGSPIQDVAWRNHGTAVLGVIGGDRDEKGITGIAPGAVTAAASFQGIGTAAAIHAAADRLSPGDIVLIELHRPGPRFDFADRDDQRGYIALEWWPDDFAAIRWATAKGILVVEAGGNGAESLDDAVYERRPDEFPEGWRNPFNPSNQGSGAVLVGAGAPPPGTHGRDHGPDRSRLSFSNYGARLDAQGWGRETTTTGGFWDQPGDLQGGAEEIAWYTDTFSGTSSASPVVVGALASLQGMLKASGLAPMTSDRARDVLRTTGSPQQDAPGRPASQRIGNRPDIKAAVTRLLPSAIGSGQAERYWDELMPYPHELPPRLRLFVAGAWRNLNNPAPDIRQAVHTAFAGGRPDVRVWFSDDEVVGLVVSG
- a CDS encoding sugar ABC transporter ATP-binding protein, translating into MAQAVPAVHAAVHAQGIVKRFGPTVALDDVHLTVQPGESHALVGRNGAGKSTLVGVLTGLHKADAGRVTFGGEPAPAFGDTAAWQSKIACVYQKSMVVPDLTVAENLFLNRFDSGGRLINWKSLRRRAADLLAEYGVDVDPNARAKDLSVEQVQFVEIARALSFGAKLIVLDEPTAQLDARGIQSLFAKLHDLQSQGVAFLFISHHLQEVYELCTAVTVYRDARHVLTAPVAELNKADLVAAMTGEKAAGATAWHAASRSAVEAAEPVLRTEALALEGEFEPLDIEVRPGEVLGIAGAAASGNTALGETLVGMRKATAGRVAVRGVTVKTGSVPHSLDAGIGYIPEDRHRQGLVLERSVAENATLTVADQLGPWGTVLPSRTREFAQTMISSLDIKTTGPEQKVSGLSGGNQQKVVVARALARKPSALVAVRPTAGVDVKSKDSLLGVVRKVADDGSAAVIISDELDDLRVCDRVIALFHGRVVAEYDSGWTDGELVAAMEGVGERT
- a CDS encoding SDR family NAD(P)-dependent oxidoreductase, whose translation is MSAARDFEGLAALVTGGASGIGAAIATQLLARGARVAVLDRETKGAPDGTLALTADVTDDTAVREAVDAAAAEFGALHTVVSNAGIGAIGTVADNTDDEWTRVLDINVLGMVRTARHALPHLRAVAADRPGCVSITQTCSIAATAGLPQRALYSASKGAVLSLTLAMAADHVREGIRVNCVNPGTADTPWVGRLLDQADDPAAERAALNARQPSGRLVSADEVAAAVLYLASPAAAAVTGTALAVDGGMQGLRLRPAE
- a CDS encoding PAC2 family protein; its protein translation is MIELEGVPELIDPVMVAAFEGWNDAGDAASAAVAHLDREWKGEVFAALDAEDYYDFQVNRPTVFLDGGVRKITWPTTRLSVVRIGGDKPRDLVLVRGIEPSMRWRSFCNEILGFAHELGVEMVVVLGALLGDTPHTRPVPVSGVTSDADLARTMDLEETRYEGPTGIVGILQEACTHAGVPAVSLWAAVPHYVSQPPNPKATLALLNRLEDLIDLRIPLGELPEDARAWQLGVDQLAAEDSEVAEYVQTLEEARDTAELPEASGEAIAREFERYLRRRDGGPGQGPGSHATDGESPSYLRDTSSGRTRPPKPQRPEPGPDSEVRPEDGEGPDAPESSDE